The following coding sequences are from one Fimbriimonadaceae bacterium window:
- a CDS encoding fumarylacetoacetate hydrolase family protein — MKLVRFELAGQPGLARSGIFHDNRVYETDGEKAVGIHDPGAYRLLAPIGQAAALRVFHTVTDSGGDRYLTYGHRHPGLVHGPLSEIEMAPDVDGLDFDVHVAAVVQASGMAVEQGEASSFLLGYTLLVSFYVPGVVEDDVMRGGTGAPGRDVGAAMGPFIVTPEEISEYLVSGEQDVYAWPWEVRVEDEVLAGGVVETWPGFSPLVAQSTLVGSVVAGEVLAWPALPKPTLDESSLGRLLLPSERVTFNVEGLGSLVAKVG; from the coding sequence ATGAAACTCGTCCGCTTCGAACTGGCCGGGCAACCTGGCCTGGCCCGCTCGGGCATTTTCCATGACAACCGGGTGTACGAGACCGACGGGGAGAAGGCCGTCGGCATCCATGACCCCGGCGCATATCGCCTGCTCGCCCCCATCGGCCAGGCCGCCGCCCTGCGGGTGTTCCACACCGTCACCGACAGCGGCGGCGACCGCTACCTTACCTACGGCCACCGGCACCCGGGCCTCGTGCACGGCCCGCTCAGCGAGATCGAAATGGCCCCCGATGTGGACGGTCTCGACTTTGACGTCCATGTCGCCGCCGTCGTCCAGGCCAGCGGCATGGCCGTGGAACAGGGGGAGGCCTCCAGCTTCCTGCTCGGCTACACCCTGCTCGTCTCGTTCTATGTCCCCGGCGTCGTCGAAGACGACGTCATGAGGGGCGGCACCGGCGCGCCCGGACGGGACGTCGGCGCGGCAATGGGGCCGTTCATCGTGACCCCCGAAGAGATCTCCGAGTACCTTGTCTCCGGTGAGCAAGACGTCTACGCGTGGCCCTGGGAAGTGCGGGTCGAAGACGAGGTGCTGGCCGGTGGGGTCGTCGAGACCTGGCCCGGCTTTTCGCCGTTGGTGGCCCAGTCGACCTTGGTCGGCTCGGTCGTCGCCGGTGAGGTGCTGGCCTGGCCCGCCCTGCCCAAGCCGACCTTGGACGAGTCGTCGCTGGGACGATTGCTCCTGCCCTCGGAGCGGGTGACGTTCAACGTCGAAGGACTTGGGTCGCTGGTCGCGAAGGTCGGTTGA
- a CDS encoding 2-isopropylmalate synthase has product MSDRVYVFDTTLRDGEQSPGVHLDMAQKLTIGRALVELGVDIIEAGFPISSPGDFESVNTLSKELKGVTVCGLTRARAKDIEVAAEALKPAERPRIHTGLGVSKNHLEHKLRMTEAEGLETGVQAVKLARSLVDDVEYFMEDSGRAEPDYVYRVVEAVIAAGATVINVPDTTGFSTPQEYRDLIEGIINNVPNSDKATFSCHCHDDLGMATANTLAGVRGGARQVEVTINGIGERAGNTALEEVVLALQVRQDYYGCETRIKTNQLMEVSRLVSELTGMIVQRNKAVVGANAYAHSSGIHQDGVLKERSTYEIIDPHMVGALRSEIVLTARSGRHGLRHRLRELGFEFPAERFEVIYEAFLRVADQKQEINDEDLRQLVSVR; this is encoded by the coding sequence ATGAGCGATCGAGTCTATGTCTTCGACACGACTCTGCGAGACGGCGAGCAGAGTCCTGGTGTGCACTTGGACATGGCCCAAAAGCTCACCATCGGCCGGGCCCTCGTCGAACTTGGCGTCGACATCATCGAGGCGGGTTTTCCCATTTCGTCGCCCGGTGACTTCGAGTCGGTCAACACCCTTTCGAAGGAACTGAAGGGCGTGACGGTCTGCGGGCTGACCAGGGCGCGGGCCAAGGACATCGAGGTCGCCGCCGAGGCTTTGAAGCCCGCCGAACGGCCCCGCATCCACACCGGGCTGGGCGTCAGCAAGAACCACCTGGAGCACAAGCTCCGCATGACGGAGGCGGAAGGGCTGGAGACGGGGGTCCAGGCCGTCAAGCTGGCCCGGTCCCTCGTCGACGACGTCGAGTACTTCATGGAAGACTCGGGCCGTGCCGAACCCGACTACGTGTACCGCGTCGTCGAGGCGGTCATCGCCGCCGGGGCCACCGTCATCAATGTCCCCGACACGACCGGATTTTCAACGCCCCAGGAATACCGCGACCTGATCGAGGGGATCATCAACAACGTCCCGAACTCCGACAAGGCCACCTTCAGCTGCCACTGCCACGACGACCTGGGTATGGCCACCGCCAACACGTTGGCGGGGGTGCGTGGCGGTGCCCGCCAAGTCGAGGTGACGATCAACGGCATCGGGGAGAGGGCAGGGAACACCGCCCTGGAAGAGGTCGTCCTCGCCCTGCAGGTCCGCCAGGACTACTATGGGTGTGAGACGCGGATCAAGACGAACCAACTGATGGAGGTCTCCCGCCTGGTCAGCGAGCTCACCGGCATGATCGTCCAGCGGAACAAGGCGGTCGTCGGCGCGAACGCCTACGCCCACAGCTCAGGAATCCACCAAGACGGCGTCCTGAAGGAACGGTCGACTTACGAGATCATCGACCCTCACATGGTCGGGGCCCTGAGGTCAGAGATCGTCCTCACCGCGCGGTCGGGCCGGCACGGCCTGAGGCACCGCCTCCGCGAGCTGGGCTTCGAGTTCCCCGCCGAGCGGTTCGAGGTGATCTACGAGGCGTTCTTGCGCGTGGCGGACCAGAAGCAAGAGATCAACGACGAAGACCTTCGGCAGTTGGTCAGCGTGCGCTGA